In Pseudoclavibacter sp. Marseille-Q3772, the sequence CAGCCGCGCAGCGGCGAAGGAAATCGACGCGGTTGCCGTCACCGGTAAGCGATTCTGCTTTGCGGCCGGCGCGGATCTCTCCCTGGTCAATGCGTTGACTGAGCGCGAACAAGCCCAGAAACTTGCCGAGCTTGGTCACGATGTCCTCAGCCGATTCGCATCTCTGGGTGTGCCGAGCTTTGCCTTCGTGAACGGTCTCGCTCTCGGCGGTGGTCTGGAGATTGCGCTGCACTGCGACTACCGCACCATTGACGCATCCACACCCGCAATTGCCCTCCCGGAGGTGTTTCTCGGTCTTATTCCCGGCTGGGGTGGCGCAACCTTGCTGCCGAATCTGATCGGCATAGAAGGCGCGCTGAAGGTGGTGATTGAGAATCCGTTGAAGCAGAACCGGATGCTCAAGGCCAAGGATGCGGCCGAGCTTGGGATCGTTGACCGCATGTTCCCGGCGATGAATTTTCTCGAAGAATCCCTGCAGTTCGCGGATGCGGTACTGGCAGGCAGCGAGCGCGTGGAGCGGCCCCATGCACCCGGCAAGCTCGAACGCATTGCCAAATGGGATATCGCCATCGGTATTGCGCGCAAGCAGGTGCGCGAGAAACTCGGCGATACACCGCTGGCTCCCTACCGAGCCCTTGATTTGCTGGCCCGAGCGAAGTCGAATAACCGTGCAGCAGGCTTTGCCGCCGAGAACGAAGCGCTGGCGGATCTGATCAGCGGCGACCAACTACGAGCCTCACTGTACGCGTTCGATCTCGTCCAGAAGCGAGCGAAACATCCGGCCGGTAGCCCCGATACGGATGAAGCGAAGCCGGTCACCAAAGTGGGAGTCATCGGCGCCGGACTGATGGCAACGCAACTGGCGACGCTGATCCTGCGTCGGCTCCAGGTGCCAATCGTGCTTACCGACCTCGACCAGCAGCGCTGCGATCGTGCTGTATCCGCGATCCGCGAGGAAATCGACAAGCTCGCAAGCAAGGGCAGGATTGATGCGGATACCAAATCGCGCCTGTCGGCTAGTGTGAGCGCGACGACCGACAAATCGCAGTTCGCCGATTGTGATCTGGTGATCGAGGCGGTATTTGAAGAGGTCGCGGTGAAACAGCAGGTGTTCGCCGATATTGAAGCGATTGTCGCGCCGGATGCCGTACTGGCCACGAACACCTCTGCGCTATCGGTGCATGAGATCGGCGCCCGGTTGCAGCACCCGGAGCGGCTCGTTGGAATCCACTTCTTCAACCCGGTCGCGGTCATGCCGCTGATCGAGGTGGTTCGTGCTCCAGCGACCAATACGGTGACGCTTGCCACCGCGATGGATGTCGCCAAGAAGCTGAAGAAGTCAGCGGTCATCACCGCTGACCGACCGGGTTTTGTGGTGAACCGCATCCTTGCCCTCATCCTCGGTGAGACGATGCATGCGGTCGAGAACGGAACCGCCCTGGATGTGGCCGATCGAAGTCTTGAGGGCCTGGGCTTACCCATGCGCCCGTTCGAACTGCTCGAGCTAGTAGGGTTGCCGGTCGGTGCGCACGTGCTGGATTCACTGCATGCGGCTTTCCCGGATCGTTTTCACCGCTCGGATGCATTGCAGCACCTCGCTGATCGTGGCGATCTACTGTTGGAACGCGATAGTAAGGAGCGCGCAAACGGCTACACGAAGGCGCTACGACGCGTTGTCGGAACCGCTGGCAAGCACCCGCTCACCCTCCCCCAGTTACGCGAACACATCGAGACGAAGCTCGCGAACGAAGCACGCATCATGCTGGACGAGGGCGTGGTCACCGCCGCCGAAGATCTCGATCTATGCCTAATCCTCGGCGCCGGATTCCCATTCCAAGCTGGCGGCCTCACACCGTATCTGGACCGTGTTGGTGCCAGTGAGCGAGCGTTCGGAGAAACCTTCCACACACCGCCAATTCGCGGCGTGTGCACCGACTAGCTGTCGGCGGCGAGCGAGTCGAGCGTGCGGGCGAGCAGTGTCTCGTCCCCACGCTGCGGCTGCGCGTAAGGGACGCGGTCGCCAGCGACCTGCTCAACCACGTTTCGGGCGATTACTTCGGGGCTGAGGCCGACATCTTCCAGGATTTCGGCGCGCGAAGCGTGGTCGATAAATTCGTCCGGCAGGCCGAGCTCGGTGACCGTGGTATCACTTTCTGCGGCACGCAGATCCTGGCGTAACCTGGTGCCGATTCCGCCGACCACGATGCCGTCTTCGATGGTGACAACCAGGCGGTGGATGCGGGCAAGCTCGATGACCGTTTCTGGTACGGGCACTACCCAGCGCGGGTCTACAACGGTGACGCCGATCCCCTGTGCTTCAACGAGCGCGGCGACATCGAGCGCGATGCTCGCCATTGGCCCGACCGCCACGATGAGCACATCGTGTCCGGTACCCGTTCGGAGCACGTCCACGCCGTCGCGAAGCCGCAGTACCGCATCCACTTCGTCACCGACTTTACCTTTGGAGTACCGCAGGACTGTGGGCCCAGTTTCAACGGCTACCGCCTCGCGCAACTCTTCACGCAGGCGGGTGGCGTCTCGCGGGGCTGCGATGCGGATGCCGGGAACGATCTGTAGCAGGGCGAGGTCCCACATGCCGTGGTGGCTGGGCCCGTCTGGTCCGGTGATACCGGCGCGGTCGAGAACGAAGGTGACCGGCGCTCGATGCAGACCCACATCCATCAACACCTGGTCAAATGCGCGGTTCATGAATGTGGCATAGAGCGCGACCACGGGATGCAATCCCCCGTAGGCAAGGCCCGCGGCGGTGGTGACGGCGTGCTGCTCGGCAATGCCGACATCCATCACTCGCTCGGGGAATGCTTCATGCATCGGCGCGAGGCCAACCGGTCGCAGCATCGCTGCGGTGATCGCCACGATGTCTTCGCGTTCACGCGCGATCTCGACCATCTCCTCGCCGAACACCCCGGTCCAAGATTGGCCGGATGACTCACTGACCGGCTCTCCAGTAACCGGGTCGATCTGCCCGACCGCGTGGAACTGGTCGTTAAAGTCCTCGAGCGCCGGTTGATACCCGTAGCCCTTTTCAGTGATCGCGTGCACGATCACCGGTCGGCCGTAGTTCTTGGCCAGCCGCAGAGTTTCTTCCATCGCGCCGATATCGTGCCCGTCGACTGGGCCGAGGTACTTGATGTCGAGGTTCGAGTACAGCTGGTCGTTATTGCTCAGTCGGGATGCGAAGCCGTGCAGTCCACCGCGCACGGCCCGGTGGATACCGCGACCGAACTTGCCGCCAAGTCGAGAGAACCAGCGATTACTCGACGCCTGAAGGAAGGTGTAGGTGCGGTCGGTGCGCACGCGGTTGAGGAAGCGCGCGACACCGCCGATAGTGGGTGCGTATGAGCGACCATTGTCGTTGACGACGATCACCAGGCGGCGGGCATTGTCGTCGGAAATATTGTTCAGGGCTTCCCAGGTCATCCCGCCGGTAAGAGCGCCGTCACCGACTACGGCAACGACGTGGCGGTCACTGTGGCCGGTGACGTTCCAAGCACGAGAGATACCGTCTGCCCAGCTGAGCGAGCTGGATGCGTGCGAGGACTCGACGATGTCGTGTTCGGATTCGTTTCGCTGCGGGTACCCGGCGAGTCCGCCTTGTTCGCGCAGGTGACTGAAATCCTGTCGTCCGGTGAGGAGTTTGTGCACGTACGACTGGTGGCCGGTGTCGAAGACGATGGCGTCCTTGGGTGAGTTAAACACTCGGTGCATGGCGATGGTGAGTTCAACGACACCGAGGTTCGGCCCGAGGTGTCCACCCGATTTGCTGACCGCAGCGACCAGAAACGCGCGCACTTCGTCAGCGAGCTGCTGCACCTGCCTCTTTGAGAGCGCCTTGAGGTCGTCCGGGCTGGCAATGCTCGCCAACAGCGAGTCCGGATCGGGACCAAACGGGGGTTGCGTCGTCATGTGTAATCACCAGAGAGTTGGGGATGCGCGCCTCACGCGCACGTAAACGTCTAGTTTACCGTGACCCGCTCGAAGACGCAGGGCCGTTGAGGGAGTCGGTCGCAATCACTCGGCCTCTGTGCAGGTGGGCTCGCTCAACACCACAGACCTACATTCGAGCGTGCTCTCTCAGTGTTGCGACGGAGTTGTCGCCTCACTACGTCAGCCCTTGGACGTAGGCAGCGCAAACCGTAGATGTAAGTTCACGGCGCAAACGTCGAGGAAGCTCGTCAGCCGTCACTGGAAATGCCAAACTTTTTACAGCCACCAACGGAGGAGCGAATAATCATGAGTTTCGAAGCAGAAATTGATGCCCGCCTCGGCCGTCTTAAGTGAGCCGCCATCGACGCCTATTTGAGAACCGATATGGGAATGTTCGGAGCCGTGCTAGATGAAAGCTATATGTGGGCCTACGCTGACGGCACAACATTGACGGTAGACCGACCAGGCGAGGATGGTAACGGCGGGGAAAGTTCACTTACTTCTTGCGTACCATGATTCAGGACGGCGGCGACCAGTACATAACGAAGTTCGACGAAATCCGATCACACATCGATAGTCTGGTAAAGCCGTGGCGAAGTCTCAAAGAACCAACCGGCATCGACGCGCTGAAAGAATCCTTGGAGGATGTCTATATTCACATCGCCCCAAATGGGGCGCAAAGTGGTGGCGGCACGGGAGTGCAGGCCGAGATAACCGAGATTCAACGCCACCTGTCAGGAATGACGGGGGCAACGATCGCGGCGTATAAGGCGAATTTTCTCGGTGTACTCGATGACGTCGTAAACAATCTCTACCTGTTGGCTGCGAACAGCGCGGCAGCGCTCGGCGCCGCCAAAGGCGCAATCGAGGGTGCTCAGCAGTCGTTCATCGAAGCGCTCGAAGCCGGAACCGATGCCTTCAATAGCGTCAGTGGTGGAGGTGCCGCTGAGTTCAAGCTCGCGATTCAGATCATAAGCACGGCAAACTCCGTCATCGGTGCATTTTTGCCCCCCACAGGCAAAAGCGGTCTCCAGCGCGGCCGGAGCCGTGCTGGGACTCATCGACAAACTCGCACCTTCGGACCCACCGGAAAAAAGCGGCGCACCGGGCGACTATCCCGCAGCTATGGCAGATTTCGAAGCGATGGTTGAATTGGTGAACACGACCCTACGGGACGCGGAAGACGACATCGCAAAGCAGGCAAGAGATTGCTATGCAACCACCTGTAGCCAACACCAGCATTTCGATTTGTCCATACCGAAGCTGTCCGTCGATGAGGGGTCTGTAAACGTCACGTTTATTGATGAAGCCGCAATCACTGACATCGTGTCGACCTATATGCCGGCTATCACCACGGACCTGCAATCGGCGGGCAACGCTGCCAAGGCATCAAATATTGACGATGAAATCGATCGTAATGGAAGCATTGGGAGCGGCGTGCAGGGACCGTCGGGACCGATGCGGGGTCTCACGAGTAGGCTTGCAGATCTCCTTAGGGACCTCTCGTGGGAGACCGAATTCGCCGAAGAACAACTCCGTCTCACACTCGCCGACTTCCAACAGCAGGACCAGGCCAGCGCAGATGCCCTTCGCAAACACGAAGAGGCAATTAACTCGAACCCCTACGATCCTGGAGATGAGTACGTTTAGCGGTAACGGTCGAGTTACCGCATTGACCAGCAGAACCGAAGGAGGAGGTGGACATCATGTCCAACGAAGTGAACGTAGCGGAGTCACCTACCGGTGCAACAAAGACAACAGGTCAAGACGCAGACACGCCAGGCCGAAAGCCCTGGGTCGGGTGGCTCATGTTCGCAATCGCAGCCGTGATTTGGCTCGTAGTCCTTCTGACCATTTTCACGTCGCGAGTCACGCTAACCACCCAGCACGAGGGTGAAACGCAATGTTATTCGCTCGCCGACAAGCTAATGGTCAACTTCAGTAACGCCAACGTGGCATCGAATATGAAATCCGGTGACGATGCCGAGTCCGAGAAGTATCAGTACGGTGACTATCGCGGTGCCGATATTGACGATGCATTCCGTCGCCACAACATCGCGTTGATGCAGGATCGGAGCTGCGAAGCGCAGCGCGCGAACGACGCTGCGAAGCTGAACCTCATCGGCACGGTCGGTGCCACCACGCTCATCTGCTGGGCGTTGATCGCTACGCGCCGTCGCGGCATCCAGCCGCAGTCAACTACCTAAACAGACCAAACCAACGCGCCGCATCCCACGCGAACGGGGGGGGGCGGCGCGTTGCGTCGTTGACGGTTAGCCGCGTGCGACTACCAACTTCGTCTGGCGCTTCGACTTTGCTGCACAGAAGCCACCGAGTGAGGAATCAGAAGAAGCGATAAGTTTCGACCCCTTCGAGGTATTCGACTTCACGGTAACCGTGAACGAAACCGTTGCGGTGTCAGTGCCCGAGACCTCCGGCACGTCCCACGTCAGTGTGGTTCCCGACAGGGTGACGCCCTCGGGAAGCGACGCTACGTCGATAGTGGCATCGTCGAGCACATCAGCGAGGTTCACGTTGAGTTCGCCGCCGTTAAGTGACACCTGCCCCTTGTTCGTCGCGCTCAGCGTGTAGGTCACCACGCTGCCGCGCGAGATGCTGACGCCGCGCTGGTCGGTGGCTTTGGCCTTGAGGTCGTAGTCCCAGACCGAAGGCCACGCTGGCTTGTCACCCTGGTAAATCCACTCGTCGAAGAACTCATCCAAGTCCTTACCCGATACCCGCTCGGCGTGCTCCTGGAAGTCACGGCCGTTCAGGCTCTGACCGAGGTTGTCTTGCACGTAGGTGCGCATGATCTTGTGGAACGTCTTGTCGCCGACCGACTGGCGCAACGCCTCGTACATCATCGCGGCGCGGTTGTACGAGTGCCAGCCGTACAGCTGCGTCTGCTCGGTCATCGCTCCGGGCGCGATCTGCCAGCGAGCATCGTGCTCTGGCACTCGCTGCCACTGGTCGTACAGGCTCTGCGCGGTCGTTGGACCGCCGTTCTTCTCTCGCCAGTACAGCGGTGCGTAGGTTCCCTGCCCTTCGCTTACCCAGATGCTGCCCCAGTCACTTGGGGACACCGCGTTGCCGTACCACTGGTGGGCGATTTCGTGAACGAGAATGCTTTCGCTGCGGGTACCCGGCAAGTCCGCCTCGTTCACGCAGGTGACTGAAATCTTGTCGTCCGGTGAGGAGTTTGTGCACGTACGACTGGTGGCCGGTGTCGAAGACGATGGCGTCCTTGGGTGAGTTAAACACTCGGTGCATGGCGATGGTGAGTTCAACGACACCGAGGTTCGGCCCGAGGTGTCCACCCGATTTGCTGACCGCAGCGACCAGAAACGCGCGCACTTCGTCAGCGAGCTGCTGCACCTGCCTCTTTGAGAGCGCTTTCAGATCAGCAGGCCCGTTGATCGTAGCCAGCAGCGAGTCGGGGGCAGCGGCCGGGTCTGGTTGCTTCGTCATTCGTGATTTCACCGTGTTGTCGCGTATCCGCCCGAGCGGGCGGCGTAACCGCCAATTTTAGCGAAATCCGCACCACTGCGACCAAGAATCGCTGTGAACGTCACCTCATCCTCTCGATGGTGCTGGATCACCCCACGCGCGGATGTCTGCGTCATTACCGGTCAATACGATGAAGCACAGAGCATTCCGCATCGGTGAGGGGCCCCAGATGAGCACGAGTAACGAAATGACGAGCCGCGAAGAACAATTGCAGCAATTGTTGACCGCGCATGAGGCGCAGCGTGAGTCGCTGCAGGCGCGTACTCGACGGTTCCTGCCCGCTGTGGGCGTCACGGTGATTGCGGCTGTCGCCACCATCGCCGCCGGCATTGTATTGTTCATCACCCCGCCACAGATTCATCACAAACGCGTACCGGCTCCGCTGACGTGCTCCCCGCTGTCCGCGCAAACTGTTATCGATGCGTACTACATGGCGCTGGAAGATCCCAGCGAGTTCCTGGATGCGGCAGAGAAGGCCGAGAACAACCCGTTTATGTTCGGCGCTGACTATTCGGATCTCAACGCGAATTGTTTGCATGCCCGCGACGACCGGCTAGCGGTACTGACGGTCACTGTCGTAGCGGGAGCCACGGTGAGTTTGATCGCACTGTATTGGTTGGCGCAGTGCTTGACTGCTCGGCGTGTGCTGCAGCGCCGGACAGAGATTGCCGAGGTCAACAGGCTGCTTCGAAACGATACAGACCACTAAACGCGCTCTCCTACCGAGCCTGTACCCACACGCAAACACGCCGAATCCGCCCCGATATTGGAGAGGATGCGGCGTGCTGTGTTTGGTGCGCTAGTTATTTACCAGAGAACGCAGTACGTACTGCAGAATGCCACCGTTGCGGTAGTAGTCGGCTTCACCCGGTGTGTCGATGCGAACTACAGCGTCGAACTCCACCGGTTCGCGACCGTCACCCGACTCAGCGGTCGGGGTCGCGACCACGTGAACGGTCTTCGGGGTCGTACCGTCATTGAGCTCGGTCAGCCCGGTGATCGTGAACGACTCAGTACCATCCAGACCCAGCGAGTCGGCCGACTCACCTTCGGGGAACTGCAGCGGCAGCACGCCCATACCGATCAGGTTCGAACGGTGGATACGCTCAAAGCTCTCCACGATCACCGCCCGAACACCGAGCAGGCTCGTACCCTTCGCAGCCCAGTCGCGCGAAGAACCGGAACCGTACTCCTTACCACCGAGCACAACCAACGGCGTGCCTTCGGCGGCATAGTTCTGTGCCGCATCGTAGATGAATGACTGCGGGCCACCATCCTGAGTGAAGTCACGGGTGTGACCGCCCTCAACACCATCGAGCAGCAGGTTCTTCAGACGGATGTTCGCGAAGGTACCGCGGATCATCACCTCGTGGTTACCGCGACGCGAGCCGTAGGAGTTGAAGTCCTTACGCTCGACACCGTTCTCGGTGAGGTACTGACCGGCAGGGCTAGATGCCGGGATGGAGCCAGCCGGTGAGATGTGGTCGGTGGTCGTCGAGTCACCGAGCTTCACGAGTACGCGTGCATCCTCAATATCCGACACCGGGGTGAGTTCAAGCTCCATACCATCGAAGTAGGTGGGCTTGCGCACATAGGTCGACTCATTGTCCCACTCGAACGTTGCGCCCGAGGGAGTCGGCAGTGAACGCCAGCGCTCGTCACCTTCAAACACCGCACCGTACTGGCGGTCGAACATATCGGTGGCGATGGATTCGTCGATCGTGCGCTGCACTTCTTCGGCCGAAGGCCAGATGTCGCGCAGGAACACCTCGTTGCCGTCCTGGTCGACACCAAGCGGCTGCGTTTCGAAATCGAAGTCCATCGTTCCAGCAATCGCGTAGGCCGCCACCAGCGGCGGCGATGCCAGGTAGTTCATCTTGACATCAGGGTTGATGCGACCTTCGAAGTTACGGTTACCCGACAGCACCGCGGTGACCGCGAGGTCGTTTTCGTTGATCGCTTCCGAGATCGGCGCATCAACCGGGCCCGAGTTACCGATACAGGTGGTGCATCCGTAACCGACGAGGTAGAAGCCCAGCGCCTGCAGGTCCTTCCACAGGTCAGCCTTCTCGTAGTACTCGGTGACCACCTTCGAGCCCGGGGCCATCGTTGTCTTCACCCAAGGCTTGCGGGTCAATCCCTTTTCATGTGCCTTGCGAGCGAGCAAACCGGCGGCAATCATCACCGATGGGTTCGAGGTGTTCGTACACGAGGTGATCGCGGCAATCGCCACGTGACCGTGGTCGATCTCGAAGGTTTCGCCATTGTTGTTCACCGTAACCGGGCGGCTGATTCGCGAAACGGTCTTTGTCGGTTCGACGCGGGTGACATCGCTCTCATCCGACTCGGGAGTTACCGCGCCGGGGTCGGATGCGGGGAAGCTATCGGCAACCTGCACGTCCGTGAGGTCTTCCTCATCCTGCGTTGCGTAGTTGCGCAGATCAATAGCGAACTGCTCGTGTGCGCGCGTAAGTTCGATGCGGTCCTGCGGACGCTTGGGGCCAGCGATCGAAGGCACCACGGTCGACAGGTCGAGTTCGAGCTGTTCGGAGAACCGCGGCGAGGCGCTCGGGTCGTGCCACAGCTGCTGCTCCTTGGCGTAGGCCTCCACGAGCTTGACCTGCTCTTCGGTACGCCCAGTGAAGCGCAGGTAGTTCAGCGTCTCCTCGTCAATCGGGAAGATCGCCGCGGTCGATCCGAACTCAGGCGACATGTTACCGATCGTGGCGCGGTTGGCCAGCGGGACCTGCGCTACACCCTCACCGTAGAACTCAACAAACTTGCCGACAACACCGTGCTGACGCAGCTTGTCAGTAATGGTGAGCACAACGTCGGTCGCGGTTACCCCCGCTGGGATCTCGCCCGTGAGCTTGAAGCCAACAACCTTCGGGATGAGCATCGATACCGGCTGCCCCAGCATCGCTGCCTCAGCCTCAATACCGCCAACACCCCATCCGAGCACACCCAGACCGTTCACCATGGTGGTGTGCGAGTCGGTGCCGACAAGCGTGTCAGGGTATGCCTGGCGCACGCCGTCCTGTTCGCGCACGAAGGTCACGCTCGCCAGGTATTCGATGTTGACCTGGTGCACGATACCGGTGCCCGGAGGAACCACCTTGAAGTCGTTGAACGCACCCTGTCCCCAGCGCAGGAACTGATAGCGCTCACCATTGCGCTCATACTCAATTTCAACGTTGCGTTCGAAGGCGTCTTCGCGACCGAACAGGTCAGCGATCACCGAGTGGTCAATCACCAGTTCGGCAGGCGATAGCGGGTTGATCTTCTCGGGGTCGCCACCGAGTTCTTTAACGGCCTCACGCATGGTCGCAAGGTCGACGATGCACGGCACGCCCGTAAAGTCCTGCATCACCACACGCGCCGGTGTGAACTGAATCTCAGTGTCTGGCTCGGCCTGCGGATCCCAAGAGCCAAGTGCCTTGATGTGCTCGGCAGTGACGTTCGCACCGTCCTCGGTGCGCAACAGATTCTCGAGCAGCACCTTGAGGCTGAACGGCAGCGTTTCGAAGCCAGCCACCTTGTCAATTCGGTAGATCTCGTATTCGGTTCCTTCGACGTTCAGCACGTCTTTAGCGCCGAAGCTGTTGACTGCGGTCACGATGCTCCTTCGTTCGAGGTGTTAATGATTTATCTCGACGTAAAGATACTTTACCCTATCTAGCTCATCCTCATTCAGAGGACCCGCTCACTTGTGGACGGTACACGCCGCGCACAAACAAGACCGTAAAGACGGCAATAACACCAAATAGCGGAGGACCCATCAGCATCCTTGCGATGCCTAATCCCTGCGTATTGCTTGCCAGATACATCGGCAGCTGCACCGCTAGGCGCAGCGCAAATAGACCGCACCAAACCGCCGTGATGAGCTGCATGAGCCAGAACTCGCGGCGATGTTTTCGCCAGGTCATCCCCTGCCCGGTGATCAGACCCACTACCACGCCAATGAGCGGCCAACGAACCAACATCGAGATGACGAACGCCAGCAAGTACGCCGCGTTCGTCCAAAACCCGATCAGGAAGAAGTCAGTCCCCTGGCCGCTGCGTAGGGCAAGGACTCCGGACAGCACCACCGCAACCAAACCGCCGAGCGCGGAGGCTACTGACTGACGCCGCAGGAGCCGCAGCCCGATGAACACCGCAGCAAGCACCACCGCCGCCGCCACGGCCGGCCACACGTCAAGCGTGAACACATAGGTGACCAGGAAAACCATGGCCGGCGCGAGGGCTTCGACGATGCCGAACCAGCCACCTGTTGCCGCAAGAAACATCTCCACCGGTGATGATGCATCCGCGGCACGTCCGAGCGCCGATGCTCGAGCCGCCCGGGCAGCCTGCTCCCCCACCTCATGTTCGGCCGACGGAGTTACCCGCTGCGGGCCCGTGTTACTCGGAAGACTCATTCGTTCGCGGACTGCTGTGCTTCAGCTCGTGCACGCATCTGTTCAGCGAGCGCTTCCGGCATCTTCATCGCCAGTAGATCGCGCGGCGGTACTGCCTGTGCGCCGCGTACGACCACGATGGCACGGAAAAGTTCGAGCAGCGGCGCAAACAGTTCTTCGTCGCGGGCAGCGGGCCCACTGAC encodes:
- a CDS encoding DUF3159 domain-containing protein, which gives rise to MSLPSNTGPQRVTPSAEHEVGEQAARAARASALGRAADASSPVEMFLAATGGWFGIVEALAPAMVFLVTYVFTLDVWPAVAAAVVLAAVFIGLRLLRRQSVASALGGLVAVVLSGVLALRSGQGTDFFLIGFWTNAAYLLAFVISMLVRWPLIGVVVGLITGQGMTWRKHRREFWLMQLITAVWCGLFALRLAVQLPMYLASNTQGLGIARMLMGPPLFGVIAVFTVLFVRGVYRPQVSGSSE
- a CDS encoding M1 family aminopeptidase, producing MSPSDWGSIWVSEGQGTYAPLYWREKNGGPTTAQSLYDQWQRVPEHDARWQIAPGAMTEQTQLYGWHSYNRAAMMYEALRQSVGDKTFHKIMRTYVQDNLGQSLNGRDFQEHAERVSGKDLDEFFDEWIYQGDKPAWPSVWDYDLKAKATDQRGVSISRGSVVTYTLSATNKGQVSLNGGELNVNLADVLDDATIDVASLPEGVTLSGTTLTWDVPEVSGTDTATVSFTVTVKSNTSKGSKLIASSDSSLGGFCAAKSKRQTKLVVARG
- the acnA gene encoding aconitate hydratase AcnA; this encodes MTAVNSFGAKDVLNVEGTEYEIYRIDKVAGFETLPFSLKVLLENLLRTEDGANVTAEHIKALGSWDPQAEPDTEIQFTPARVVMQDFTGVPCIVDLATMREAVKELGGDPEKINPLSPAELVIDHSVIADLFGREDAFERNVEIEYERNGERYQFLRWGQGAFNDFKVVPPGTGIVHQVNIEYLASVTFVREQDGVRQAYPDTLVGTDSHTTMVNGLGVLGWGVGGIEAEAAMLGQPVSMLIPKVVGFKLTGEIPAGVTATDVVLTITDKLRQHGVVGKFVEFYGEGVAQVPLANRATIGNMSPEFGSTAAIFPIDEETLNYLRFTGRTEEQVKLVEAYAKEQQLWHDPSASPRFSEQLELDLSTVVPSIAGPKRPQDRIELTRAHEQFAIDLRNYATQDEEDLTDVQVADSFPASDPGAVTPESDESDVTRVEPTKTVSRISRPVTVNNNGETFEIDHGHVAIAAITSCTNTSNPSVMIAAGLLARKAHEKGLTRKPWVKTTMAPGSKVVTEYYEKADLWKDLQALGFYLVGYGCTTCIGNSGPVDAPISEAINENDLAVTAVLSGNRNFEGRINPDVKMNYLASPPLVAAYAIAGTMDFDFETQPLGVDQDGNEVFLRDIWPSAEEVQRTIDESIATDMFDRQYGAVFEGDERWRSLPTPSGATFEWDNESTYVRKPTYFDGMELELTPVSDIEDARVLVKLGDSTTTDHISPAGSIPASSPAGQYLTENGVERKDFNSYGSRRGNHEVMIRGTFANIRLKNLLLDGVEGGHTRDFTQDGGPQSFIYDAAQNYAAEGTPLVVLGGKEYGSGSSRDWAAKGTSLLGVRAVIVESFERIHRSNLIGMGVLPLQFPEGESADSLGLDGTESFTITGLTELNDGTTPKTVHVVATPTAESGDGREPVEFDAVVRIDTPGEADYYRNGGILQYVLRSLVNN
- the dxs gene encoding 1-deoxy-D-xylulose-5-phosphate synthase, whose protein sequence is MTTQPPFGPDPDSLLASIASPDDLKALSKRQVQQLADEVRAFLVAAVSKSGGHLGPNLGVVELTIAMHRVFNSPKDAIVFDTGHQSYVHKLLTGRQDFSHLREQGGLAGYPQRNESEHDIVESSHASSSLSWADGISRAWNVTGHSDRHVVAVVGDGALTGGMTWEALNNISDDNARRLVIVVNDNGRSYAPTIGGVARFLNRVRTDRTYTFLQASSNRWFSRLGGKFGRGIHRAVRGGLHGFASRLSNNDQLYSNLDIKYLGPVDGHDIGAMEETLRLAKNYGRPVIVHAITEKGYGYQPALEDFNDQFHAVGQIDPVTGEPVSESSGQSWTGVFGEEMVEIAREREDIVAITAAMLRPVGLAPMHEAFPERVMDVGIAEQHAVTTAAGLAYGGLHPVVALYATFMNRAFDQVLMDVGLHRAPVTFVLDRAGITGPDGPSHHGMWDLALLQIVPGIRIAAPRDATRLREELREAVAVETGPTVLRYSKGKVGDEVDAVLRLRDGVDVLRTGTGHDVLIVAVGPMASIALDVAALVEAQGIGVTVVDPRWVVPVPETVIELARIHRLVVTIEDGIVVGGIGTRLRQDLRAAESDTTVTELGLPDEFIDHASRAEILEDVGLSPEVIARNVVEQVAGDRVPYAQPQRGDETLLARTLDSLAADS
- a CDS encoding 3-hydroxyacyl-CoA dehydrogenase NAD-binding domain-containing protein, giving the protein MTRNTRSSKSTFDRAAYQELLAAVDDSEVRTHARVRDVALPSGRILALITLDNDRDYKRPNTLGPNSLAELGEQLGQLASRAAAKEIDAVAVTGKRFCFAAGADLSLVNALTEREQAQKLAELGHDVLSRFASLGVPSFAFVNGLALGGGLEIALHCDYRTIDASTPAIALPEVFLGLIPGWGGATLLPNLIGIEGALKVVIENPLKQNRMLKAKDAAELGIVDRMFPAMNFLEESLQFADAVLAGSERVERPHAPGKLERIAKWDIAIGIARKQVREKLGDTPLAPYRALDLLARAKSNNRAAGFAAENEALADLISGDQLRASLYAFDLVQKRAKHPAGSPDTDEAKPVTKVGVIGAGLMATQLATLILRRLQVPIVLTDLDQQRCDRAVSAIREEIDKLASKGRIDADTKSRLSASVSATTDKSQFADCDLVIEAVFEEVAVKQQVFADIEAIVAPDAVLATNTSALSVHEIGARLQHPERLVGIHFFNPVAVMPLIEVVRAPATNTVTLATAMDVAKKLKKSAVITADRPGFVVNRILALILGETMHAVENGTALDVADRSLEGLGLPMRPFELLELVGLPVGAHVLDSLHAAFPDRFHRSDALQHLADRGDLLLERDSKERANGYTKALRRVVGTAGKHPLTLPQLREHIETKLANEARIMLDEGVVTAAEDLDLCLILGAGFPFQAGGLTPYLDRVGASERAFGETFHTPPIRGVCTD